In the Candidatus Methylomirabilota bacterium genome, one interval contains:
- a CDS encoding redoxin domain-containing protein, which translates to MKGGWLRWTIPAAVVPVLALLAYGFWTNPREIPSPLLGRPAAPFALTTFDKTPLTLQDLRGKVVLINFWASWCIPACYDEAPALERTWLAYKDKGVMVVGVNVQDTEEPARKFLARFQHSFPNAPDPRGYVAVEYGVYGVPETFFIDRRGRVRFKHVGALTDEAARKRLDALLEEPS; encoded by the coding sequence GTGAAGGGAGGCTGGCTACGCTGGACCATCCCGGCCGCGGTCGTGCCGGTGCTGGCCCTTTTGGCTTATGGCTTCTGGACGAACCCGCGCGAGATCCCCTCACCTCTCCTCGGCCGGCCCGCGGCGCCCTTCGCGCTCACGACCTTCGACAAGACACCCCTCACCCTGCAGGACCTCCGGGGCAAGGTGGTGCTCATCAACTTCTGGGCTTCATGGTGTATCCCCGCCTGCTACGACGAGGCGCCGGCGCTCGAGCGCACCTGGCTCGCCTACAAGGACAAGGGCGTGATGGTGGTTGGCGTCAACGTGCAGGACACCGAGGAGCCGGCGCGGAAATTCCTGGCTCGCTTCCAGCACTCCTTCCCGAATGCCCCCGACCCCCGGGGTTATGTCGCCGTGGAGTACGGAGTCTACGGCGTGCCCGAGACGTTTTTCATTGACCGCCGCGGCCGCGTCCGCTTCAAGCACGTGGGCGCACTCACCGACGAGGCCGCGCGCAAGCGCCTCGACGCGCTCCTCGAGGAGCCCTCGTGA
- a CDS encoding heme lyase CcmF/NrfE family subunit, which translates to YGAIAAVVGVRTGQANWLRTGERAAIGVWLLITACIALMLYAFLTFDFSVRYVAVNTNRGTPFYYRITALWGALEGSIVLWAWMLSIYTLIVVVRYRRRQPELYPWVLSVMLGILAFFLLIMSIPAPPFERLSPIPPDGRGLNPLLEDSGMITHPVALYLGFTGFSVPFAFAMAALLVGRTGDEWITITRRWTIVAWYFLSLGLLIGGWWSYHVLGWGGYWAWDPVENAAFMPWLTGTAFLHSVMIQERRRMLKLWNLTLIILTFGLTLFGTFLTRSGIIGSVHSFTQSSIGVFFLAFLALTLLGAFSLLAWRTGGLRAQGELDSAVSRESVFLLNNLFLIAATFTVFFGTVFPLLSEAVRGVKVSVGAPFFNLVNIPIFLALLFLMGVGPLIAWRRASAENLKRNFLKPVLAGIGAAGVMRLLGVGNVLVLTAMALVVFVAGTIALDYVRAVRARRRSGDGWGTATWGLLLRQNRRYGGFVVHLGILVVALGVAGSQAWQIQTEVTLDKGQSVEMDGYRTRYRVRFDGLSASEESNHAKVTGTFTLTDGRGMEEVLSPGRKFYPQEQTPIAAVDYRLGIFEDVYLVLGDFARDGSQATIKLQVNRMVSWLWIGGLVLTLGAALAILPDHRKPA; encoded by the coding sequence CTACGGCGCCATCGCCGCCGTGGTGGGCGTCCGGACCGGCCAAGCGAACTGGCTGCGCACGGGCGAGCGGGCCGCGATAGGCGTCTGGCTGCTCATCACCGCCTGCATTGCCCTCATGCTCTACGCCTTCCTGACCTTCGACTTCTCCGTACGCTACGTCGCCGTGAACACGAACCGCGGCACGCCCTTCTACTACCGCATTACCGCGCTTTGGGGCGCGCTCGAGGGCTCCATCGTGCTCTGGGCGTGGATGCTCTCGATCTACACGCTGATCGTGGTCGTCCGCTACCGGCGCCGGCAGCCCGAGCTCTATCCCTGGGTCCTCTCGGTCATGCTGGGCATCCTCGCCTTCTTCCTCCTCATCATGAGCATTCCGGCCCCGCCCTTCGAGCGCCTGTCTCCCATTCCGCCGGACGGGCGCGGCCTCAATCCCCTCCTCGAGGACTCCGGCATGATCACGCACCCCGTGGCCCTCTACCTGGGCTTCACGGGCTTCAGCGTCCCCTTCGCCTTTGCCATGGCCGCGCTCCTCGTGGGGCGCACGGGCGACGAGTGGATCACCATCACCCGGCGCTGGACCATCGTGGCCTGGTACTTCCTCTCGCTGGGGCTGCTCATCGGCGGGTGGTGGAGCTACCACGTGCTCGGCTGGGGAGGCTACTGGGCCTGGGATCCCGTGGAGAACGCGGCCTTCATGCCCTGGCTCACGGGCACGGCCTTCCTGCACTCGGTGATGATCCAGGAGCGCCGGCGCATGCTCAAGCTCTGGAACCTGACCCTGATCATCCTGACCTTCGGCCTCACGCTGTTCGGAACATTTCTCACTCGCTCGGGCATCATCGGCTCCGTCCACTCTTTCACGCAGAGCTCCATCGGCGTCTTCTTCCTGGCCTTTCTGGCCCTGACCCTGCTGGGCGCCTTCTCGCTGCTCGCGTGGCGGACGGGCGGGCTGCGGGCCCAGGGCGAGCTCGACTCCGCGGTCTCGCGCGAGTCCGTCTTCCTCCTGAACAACCTCTTTCTGATCGCGGCCACCTTCACCGTCTTCTTCGGGACGGTCTTCCCGCTGCTGTCGGAAGCCGTGCGCGGCGTCAAGGTCAGCGTGGGCGCGCCCTTCTTCAACCTCGTGAATATCCCGATCTTCCTGGCCCTTCTCTTCCTCATGGGGGTGGGCCCTCTCATCGCCTGGCGCCGCGCCTCCGCCGAGAACCTGAAACGGAACTTCCTCAAGCCTGTCCTGGCCGGCATCGGCGCCGCGGGGGTAATGAGACTGCTCGGGGTGGGCAATGTCCTCGTGCTCACGGCCATGGCTCTCGTGGTCTTCGTGGCGGGCACTATCGCCCTCGACTACGTACGGGCCGTCCGCGCGCGCCGGCGGAGCGGCGATGGGTGGGGGACGGCCACCTGGGGCCTGCTCCTTCGCCAGAACCGACGCTATGGCGGCTTCGTGGTCCACCTGGGCATCCTCGTCGTCGCGCTCGGCGTGGCGGGATCGCAGGCCTGGCAGATCCAGACCGAGGTCACCCTCGACAAGGGCCAGAGCGTCGAGATGGATGGCTACCGGACGCGCTACCGCGTGCGCTTCGATGGGCTCTCGGCGTCTGAGGAGTCCAACCACGCCAAGGTCACGGGCACCTTTACCCTGACGGATGGGCGCGGGATGGAGGAGGTCCTCTCGCCGGGACGCAAGTTCTACCCCCAGGAGCAGACGCCCATCGCCGCCGTGGACTACCGTCTGGGTATATTCGAGGACGTCTATCTGGTCCTGGGCGACTTCGCGCGCGACGGCTCTCAGGCCACCATCAAGCTCCAGGTCAACCGCATGGTGTCCTGGCTCTGGATCGGTGGGCTCGTGCTCACGCTGGGAGCGGCGCTCGCCATCCTGCCCGATCACCGGAAGCCCGCGTGA
- a CDS encoding cytochrome c-type biogenesis protein, producing MLAVSAVLSTAAPAAVPVDERVVHELAAQLRCVVCQTLSVADSPSETANQMRQIIRERLAAGETPEQVRQYFVQRYGEWILLAPPKEGFNLLVWTVPFVGLGAGLVLVVIVLRRWSRKPAAVPSTPVDPAMRERIRREMSGGGNP from the coding sequence GTGCTCGCGGTCTCGGCAGTGCTGAGCACGGCGGCGCCTGCCGCAGTGCCCGTGGACGAGCGCGTCGTCCACGAGCTGGCCGCCCAGCTCCGCTGCGTGGTCTGTCAGACTCTCTCGGTGGCCGACTCGCCCTCGGAGACGGCGAACCAGATGCGCCAGATCATCCGCGAGCGCCTGGCTGCCGGCGAGACTCCCGAGCAGGTGCGCCAGTACTTCGTCCAGAGATACGGGGAGTGGATCCTGCTCGCGCCGCCCAAGGAAGGGTTCAACCTCCTCGTCTGGACGGTGCCTTTCGTCGGGCTCGGGGCCGGATTGGTGCTTGTCGTCATCGTCCTCCGGCGCTGGAGCCGGAAGCCGGCCGCCGTCCCCTCGACGCCGGTGGATCCCGCGATGCGAGAGCGCATCAGGCGGGAGATGTCCGGGGGCGGCAATCCGTGA
- a CDS encoding tetratricopeptide repeat protein, protein MTTAQWITILAIGLPALAIVLWPLVGARARSPQSPRRFDDRLELEEAKASIYQALAELDFDHETGSLSHDDYRSLRDRYESRAAEVIAQLDAMGPVIMPTAADPVPVAPRPWTRRPATLIVGGLAMLALGVGLGVGISRYTTPADTMIPPESRLPVPMSPDPGPLLQGKSGAPMKPIPPEMLAGMLRAARQSLTEGRYPEAIAAYQAVLKRDEKNVDAMTHLALIVAMGGHADAALETFDKALKINPDYAPALLYRGQVLYEDKRDYAGAIKAWQRFIALVPPGEDRDRVTALIKDAQREAKQKTPAK, encoded by the coding sequence GTGACCACGGCGCAGTGGATCACCATCCTTGCCATTGGACTGCCCGCGCTCGCCATCGTCCTCTGGCCGCTCGTGGGCGCGCGCGCGCGATCCCCGCAATCGCCACGGCGCTTCGACGACCGGCTGGAGCTCGAGGAGGCAAAGGCCTCCATCTATCAGGCCCTCGCCGAGCTCGACTTCGACCACGAGACGGGCTCGCTCTCCCACGACGACTACCGCTCGCTGCGAGACAGGTATGAAAGCCGCGCCGCCGAGGTCATCGCTCAGCTCGACGCCATGGGGCCGGTGATCATGCCGACCGCGGCCGATCCGGTGCCCGTGGCGCCGCGCCCATGGACCCGGCGTCCGGCCACCCTCATCGTGGGCGGCCTGGCCATGCTGGCCCTGGGCGTCGGACTCGGCGTCGGAATCAGCCGCTACACGACACCGGCGGACACCATGATTCCGCCCGAGAGTCGGTTGCCCGTACCCATGAGCCCTGATCCCGGGCCGCTGCTCCAGGGCAAGTCGGGCGCACCGATGAAGCCCATCCCCCCCGAGATGCTGGCGGGGATGCTGCGGGCGGCCCGTCAGAGCCTGACGGAAGGTCGTTACCCGGAGGCCATCGCGGCCTATCAGGCCGTGCTGAAGCGAGACGAGAAGAACGTCGACGCCATGACCCACCTGGCCCTCATCGTGGCCATGGGCGGGCATGCCGATGCCGCGCTCGAGACCTTCGACAAGGCGCTCAAGATAAACCCGGACTATGCGCCGGCCCTTCTCTACCGAGGCCAGGTCCTCTACGAGGACAAGCGCGACTATGCCGGCGCCATCAAGGCCTGGCAGCGCTTCATTGCGCTGGTCCCGCCCGGCGAGGATCGCGATCGCGTCACCGCCCTCATCAAGGACGCACAGCGGGAAGCCAAGCAGAAGACACCCGCGAAGTAG